A single window of Streptomyces cathayae DNA harbors:
- a CDS encoding AAA family ATPase codes for MPPETVTTGAATADAGFDPGAAAARATDAILRDTLHGTARGVVVDSPPGAGKSTLVVRAALELAEAGRPLMVVAQTNAQVDDLVLRLAEKSPDLPVGRLHSSDTDPYDKALDGLDNVRKSAKAADLAGLDVVISTAAKWAHVKGVEPWAHAIVDEAYQMRSDALLAVAGLFERALFVGDPGQLDPFSIVGSEQWAGLSYDPSASAVTTLLAHNPELPQHRLPVSWRLPASAAPLVSDAFYPYTPFRSGTGPGDRRLALAVPSDGSGPDRVIDEAAESGWGLLELPARHTPRTDPEAVRAVALVVRRLLDREGATTSERPTPDPVPLTADRIAVGTAHRDQAAAVRSALTELGVTDVVVDTANRLQGREYDVTVVLHPLSGRPDATAFHLETGRLCVLASRHRHACIVVCRAGVSDLLDAYPSTEPVQLGTLVKFPDGWEANHSLLAHLTEHRIEWRP; via the coding sequence ATGCCCCCCGAGACCGTGACCACCGGGGCGGCAACCGCCGACGCGGGCTTCGACCCCGGCGCGGCGGCCGCCCGTGCCACCGACGCGATCCTGCGCGACACCCTGCACGGCACCGCGCGCGGTGTGGTCGTCGACTCCCCGCCCGGCGCCGGCAAGTCCACGCTGGTTGTCCGCGCTGCGCTGGAACTCGCCGAGGCGGGGCGCCCGTTGATGGTGGTGGCGCAGACCAACGCCCAGGTCGACGACCTGGTCCTGCGGCTCGCCGAGAAGAGCCCGGACCTGCCGGTCGGCCGGCTGCACAGCAGCGACACCGACCCGTACGACAAGGCGCTCGACGGGCTGGACAACGTCCGCAAGTCGGCGAAGGCCGCCGATCTCGCCGGGCTCGACGTGGTCATCTCCACGGCCGCCAAGTGGGCGCACGTCAAGGGCGTCGAACCATGGGCGCACGCGATCGTCGACGAGGCGTACCAGATGCGCTCGGACGCGCTGCTCGCCGTGGCGGGGCTGTTCGAGCGGGCGCTGTTCGTGGGCGATCCGGGGCAGTTGGACCCGTTCTCGATCGTGGGTAGCGAGCAGTGGGCGGGCCTGTCCTACGACCCGTCCGCGTCCGCCGTGACGACCCTGCTCGCCCACAATCCCGAACTGCCGCAGCACCGCCTGCCGGTGTCGTGGCGGCTGCCCGCCTCGGCGGCGCCCCTGGTGTCGGACGCGTTCTACCCGTACACGCCGTTCCGCAGCGGCACCGGCCCCGGCGACCGGCGGCTCGCCCTCGCCGTGCCGTCGGACGGCTCGGGTCCGGACCGGGTGATCGACGAGGCGGCCGAGTCCGGCTGGGGCCTGCTGGAGCTGCCCGCCCGGCACACCCCGCGCACCGATCCGGAGGCGGTCCGGGCGGTGGCCCTGGTGGTCCGCCGCCTGCTGGACAGGGAAGGCGCCACGACCTCCGAGCGCCCCACCCCCGACCCCGTCCCGCTCACCGCCGACCGCATCGCCGTCGGCACCGCCCACCGCGACCAGGCGGCGGCGGTCCGGTCGGCGCTCACGGAACTCGGTGTGACGGACGTGGTCGTCGACACGGCGAACCGGCTCCAGGGCCGCGAGTACGACGTCACCGTCGTACTCCACCCCCTCTCCGGCCGCCCCGACGCCACCGCCTTCCACCTGGAGACCGGCAGACTGTGCGTCCTGGCCTCCCGCCACCGGCACGCCTGCATCGTGGTGTGCCGGGCGGGCGTGAGCGACCTGCTGGACGCCTACCCGTCGACGGAACCGGTCCAGCTGGGCACCCTCGTGAAGTTCCCGGACGGCTGGGAGGCCAACCATTCACTCCTGGCCCACCTCACGGAACACCGGATCGAATGGCGGCCCTGA